The following proteins come from a genomic window of Solwaraspora sp. WMMA2065:
- a CDS encoding ECF subfamily RNA polymerase sigma factor, BldN family encodes MHEMLSITMRGDGGTQGTRPRTQPNEGPSRRHAGTNTKPMGGAVATPARPTMPTQPGGNEAETTVLPVIPDQGSRSGAPPGGYPDRPDPSDPAREVWALVERAQAGETEAFGLIYDRYVDTVFRFVYFRVGNRQLAEDLTSDTFLRALKRIGSFTWQGRDLGAWLVTIARNLVADHFKSGRYRLEVTTGDVMDAEREDRGPEGSPEAAVVDHITNVALLTAVKQLNPEQQECIVLRFLQGFSVAETARAMGKNEGAIKALQYRAVRALARLLPDGFQP; translated from the coding sequence ATGCACGAGATGCTCAGCATCACGATGCGCGGCGACGGCGGCACCCAAGGGACCAGGCCTCGCACCCAGCCCAACGAGGGGCCGAGCCGACGTCACGCCGGTACCAACACCAAGCCGATGGGCGGTGCGGTGGCCACCCCGGCCCGGCCGACCATGCCGACCCAGCCGGGCGGCAACGAGGCGGAGACCACCGTGCTGCCGGTGATCCCCGATCAGGGCAGCCGATCCGGCGCACCGCCGGGCGGCTATCCGGACCGGCCGGACCCGTCCGATCCCGCCCGCGAGGTCTGGGCGCTGGTGGAACGGGCCCAGGCTGGCGAGACCGAGGCGTTCGGTCTGATCTACGACCGGTACGTGGACACCGTCTTCCGGTTCGTCTATTTCCGGGTGGGCAACCGGCAACTCGCCGAGGACCTCACCTCGGACACCTTCCTGCGCGCCCTGAAGCGGATCGGCAGCTTCACCTGGCAGGGCCGTGACCTCGGGGCCTGGCTGGTGACCATCGCTCGCAACCTGGTCGCGGACCACTTCAAGTCGGGACGTTACCGACTGGAGGTAACTACGGGTGACGTAATGGATGCAGAGCGCGAGGATCGCGGCCCGGAAGGGAGCCCCGAGGCAGCGGTCGTCGACCACATCACCAACGTCGCCCTACTGACCGCCGTCAAGCAGCTCAACCCGGAGCAGCAGGAGTGCATCGTTCTCCGCTTCCTGCAAGGCTTCTCGGTCGCCGAGACCGCTCGGGCGATGGGCAAGAACGAGGGCGCGATCAAGGCCCTGCAGTACCGGGCAGTACGGGCGTTGGCCCGACTCCTGCCCGATGGTTTCCAACCGTGA
- a CDS encoding glutaredoxin family protein has product MSRRQPRITLITRPGCHLCDDARAAIARVTGQTGDEWVEQDVTADIELERDYGERLPVVLLDGREHGYWRVEEHRLLDDLRRSVS; this is encoded by the coding sequence GTGTCGCGCCGCCAGCCCAGAATCACCTTGATCACCCGCCCCGGCTGTCACCTTTGCGACGACGCCCGCGCGGCGATCGCCCGGGTGACGGGGCAGACCGGCGACGAATGGGTGGAGCAGGACGTCACCGCTGACATCGAGTTGGAGCGCGACTATGGCGAACGGCTCCCGGTGGTGCTGCTCGACGGGCGGGAACACGGGTACTGGCGGGTCGAGGAGCATCGGCTGCTCGACGATCTGCGCCGGTCGGTCAGCTGA
- a CDS encoding HAD hydrolase-like protein, whose translation MAPLDTHLVWDWNGTLLNDLALVVTSTNHAIATVDGPVLTPEQHRVAFRRPVADYYADVLGRAVDAEEFGRLDQIFHAAYRAGLTTCALAEDAERALLSWPGSQSLLSMWFHDELVPLVDTYGLTRTFRRIDGLRTAVGGDRKAGHLDRHLTALEVDPARTVLIGDSIDDADAAEAVGASCILYTGGFTDPDRLRARGVPVVESLTEAVRLAADH comes from the coding sequence GTGGCCCCGCTTGACACCCATCTGGTCTGGGACTGGAACGGCACCCTGCTCAATGACCTGGCGCTGGTGGTCACCTCGACCAATCACGCGATCGCCACCGTCGACGGCCCGGTGCTCACCCCCGAGCAACACCGGGTGGCCTTCCGTCGGCCGGTCGCGGACTACTACGCCGACGTTCTCGGTCGGGCGGTCGATGCTGAGGAGTTCGGCCGGCTGGACCAGATCTTCCACGCCGCGTACCGGGCCGGTCTGACCACCTGCGCACTCGCCGAGGACGCCGAACGGGCGCTGCTCAGCTGGCCGGGTAGTCAGTCGCTGCTTTCGATGTGGTTCCACGACGAACTGGTCCCGCTGGTCGACACGTACGGCCTGACCCGGACCTTCCGGCGCATCGACGGGCTGCGGACGGCGGTCGGCGGCGACCGCAAGGCCGGCCACCTCGACCGGCACCTGACCGCGCTGGAGGTCGACCCGGCCCGGACCGTGCTGATCGGCGACTCGATCGACGACGCGGACGCCGCCGAGGCGGTCGGCGCAAGTTGCATCCTGTACACCGGCGGCTTCACCGATCCGGACCGGCTCCGGGCCCGCGGCGTGCCGGTCGTGGAATCCCTCACCGAGGCGGTACGGCTGGCCGCCGACCACTGA
- a CDS encoding response regulator transcription factor, which produces MRVVIADDAVLLREGLVRLLSEHGHRVVSAVGDGPALVEAVTEHRPDVSIVDVRMPPTHTDEGLRAAVRIRELVPGAPVLVLSQYVEVSYADDLLADRAGAVGYLLKDRVAAIAEFLDALARVAGGGTVLDPEVVGQLLVRRRRDDPLRQLTPREREVLGLMAEGRSNTAIARLLVVTDGAVEKHIHNIFSKLQLAPDTEQHRRVLAVLTYLRG; this is translated from the coding sequence ATGCGAGTGGTGATCGCCGACGACGCCGTACTGCTGCGGGAGGGCCTGGTCCGACTGCTGAGCGAGCACGGTCACCGGGTGGTGTCGGCCGTCGGCGACGGCCCGGCCCTGGTCGAGGCGGTCACCGAACACCGTCCGGACGTCTCGATCGTCGACGTACGCATGCCGCCGACGCACACCGACGAAGGGTTGCGGGCGGCGGTGCGGATCCGCGAACTGGTCCCGGGGGCGCCGGTGCTGGTGCTGTCCCAGTACGTCGAGGTGTCGTACGCCGACGATCTGCTCGCCGACCGGGCCGGCGCCGTCGGATACCTGCTCAAGGACCGGGTCGCCGCGATCGCCGAGTTCCTCGACGCCCTCGCCCGGGTGGCCGGCGGCGGTACGGTGCTCGACCCGGAGGTGGTCGGTCAACTGCTGGTCCGGCGCCGCCGCGACGACCCGCTGCGCCAGCTCACCCCGCGGGAACGGGAGGTGCTCGGGCTGATGGCCGAGGGGCGTTCGAACACCGCCATCGCCCGGCTGCTGGTGGTCACCGACGGTGCCGTCGAGAAGCACATCCACAACATCTTCAGCAAGCTCCAACTCGCGCCGGACACCGAACAGCACCGTCGGGTGCTCGCCGTACTGACCTACCTGCGAGGTTGA
- a CDS encoding sensor histidine kinase, with protein sequence MTAVGIPPALARPSRQTTLRRLASDSLYVLTSLPLALANFVVGVVGFALGVGLVVTVVGLPVLSGTLATVRAFAQLERHRMAGVLAAARVQPRYVAPGPDAGTWRRILAPLTDPQSWLDLAFGVLRLPVALIAVPVTVTWWTGALTGSLYWTYDWLLPADPDGGLAPLLGLGDAPGTRIALYTAIGLFFLVTLPIVVRGCALLQAGFARGLLTGVAQMRDRITDLEEQRQAAVSAEATALRRLERDIHDGPQQRLVRLAMDLGRAREQLAADPDAARRTLDEALDQTRETLAELRALSRGIAPPILVDRGLPSALAALAARGVVPVDLSVDTRLAAATTRPDPAVETSAYFVVAEALTNVAKHSGATACSVGVHRHDGGLTIVVADDGTGGAHLAKGHGLAGLADRVRAHGGTLAVHSPPGGPTEIRAELPG encoded by the coding sequence ATGACCGCAGTCGGCATTCCGCCCGCCCTCGCACGGCCCAGCCGGCAGACGACGTTGCGCCGGCTCGCCAGCGACTCCCTGTACGTACTCACCAGCCTGCCGCTCGCGCTGGCGAACTTCGTCGTCGGCGTCGTCGGTTTCGCACTCGGCGTCGGCCTGGTGGTCACCGTCGTCGGCCTGCCGGTGCTCAGCGGCACGCTGGCCACCGTCCGCGCGTTCGCCCAGCTCGAACGACACCGGATGGCCGGGGTCCTGGCCGCCGCCCGGGTGCAGCCGCGGTACGTGGCGCCGGGGCCGGACGCCGGCACCTGGCGACGGATCCTCGCCCCGCTCACCGACCCTCAGTCCTGGCTCGATCTGGCGTTCGGTGTGCTGCGCCTACCGGTGGCCCTGATCGCCGTGCCGGTCACCGTCACCTGGTGGACCGGGGCGCTGACCGGCTCGCTCTACTGGACGTACGACTGGTTGCTGCCCGCTGATCCGGACGGCGGTCTGGCGCCGTTGCTCGGCCTGGGCGACGCACCGGGCACCCGGATCGCCTTGTACACCGCGATCGGACTGTTCTTCCTGGTCACCCTGCCGATCGTGGTCCGCGGCTGTGCGTTGCTGCAGGCCGGCTTCGCCCGCGGCCTGCTCACCGGGGTGGCCCAGATGCGCGACCGGATCACCGACCTGGAGGAGCAGCGGCAGGCCGCAGTCAGCGCGGAGGCGACCGCGCTGCGCCGGCTGGAACGCGACATCCACGACGGGCCGCAGCAGCGACTCGTCCGGCTCGCCATGGACCTGGGACGGGCCCGCGAGCAGTTGGCGGCCGACCCGGACGCCGCCCGGCGCACCCTGGACGAGGCGCTGGACCAGACCCGCGAGACGTTGGCCGAGCTCCGCGCCCTGTCCCGTGGCATCGCCCCGCCGATCCTGGTCGACCGGGGGCTGCCCAGCGCGCTCGCCGCCCTGGCCGCACGCGGCGTGGTACCGGTCGACCTGTCGGTCGACACCCGGCTCGCCGCCGCCACGACGCGACCCGACCCGGCGGTGGAGACCAGCGCCTACTTCGTGGTGGCCGAGGCGCTGACCAACGTCGCCAAGCACAGCGGGGCGACCGCCTGCAGCGTCGGGGTGCACCGCCACGACGGCGGGTTGACCATCGTGGTCGCCGACGACGGGACCGGCGGCGCCCACCTCGCCAAGGGGCACGGACTGGCCGGACTCGCCGACCGGGTGCGGGCGCACGGCGGCACCCTCGCGGTGCACAGCCCGCCGGGCGGGCCCACCGAGATCCGCGCCGAGCTGCCCGGCTGA
- a CDS encoding redox-sensing transcriptional repressor Rex, which yields MSQHRQPGASGRVDAVPALPDLPEATVARLPEYLRALHTLADAGHETVSSEGLASAAGVNSAKLRKDLSQLGSYGTRGVGYDIALLIEQIEYVLGLTHRRAVALVGVGNLGHALAGYAGFASRGFRIAALFDADTDRVGEQINGLVVRHIDDLPAVAAEESIAIGVIATPAAAAQQVADQLVAAGVTSILNFAPCVLVVPAGVDVRKVDLAIELQILSFHEHRKSASGHDHGVPGLTALPGGLGGGPAAAATFDASAATFDGSGPAEAVGS from the coding sequence ATGAGTCAGCACCGCCAGCCAGGCGCGTCCGGCCGGGTCGACGCCGTTCCGGCGCTGCCGGACCTCCCCGAGGCGACGGTCGCGCGACTCCCGGAGTATCTCCGTGCCCTGCATACCCTCGCCGACGCCGGTCACGAGACCGTTTCCAGCGAAGGGCTGGCCAGCGCGGCCGGCGTAAACTCCGCCAAGCTCCGCAAGGACCTGTCCCAACTCGGCTCATACGGCACCCGCGGTGTCGGCTACGACATCGCGCTGCTGATCGAGCAGATCGAGTACGTGCTCGGGCTCACCCACCGGCGGGCCGTCGCGCTCGTCGGGGTCGGTAACCTCGGCCACGCGCTGGCCGGCTACGCCGGCTTCGCCAGTCGGGGGTTCCGCATCGCCGCGCTCTTCGACGCCGACACCGACCGGGTCGGTGAACAGATCAACGGGTTGGTGGTCCGGCACATCGACGACCTGCCGGCGGTCGCCGCCGAGGAGTCGATCGCCATCGGGGTGATCGCCACCCCGGCCGCCGCCGCGCAACAGGTCGCCGACCAGCTGGTTGCCGCCGGGGTCACCAGTATCCTCAACTTCGCGCCATGCGTACTGGTGGTGCCCGCCGGAGTCGACGTGCGCAAGGTCGACCTGGCGATCGAGCTGCAGATCCTCTCCTTCCACGAGCACCGCAAGTCGGCCTCCGGCCACGACCACGGCGTGCCGGGGCTCACCGCGTTGCCGGGTGGGCTGGGCGGCGGGCCTGCCGCTGCGGCCACCTTCGACGCCTCGGCGGCCACCTTCGACGGGTCCGGTCCGGCGGAAGCGGTCGGCTCATGA
- a CDS encoding glutamyl-tRNA reductase, producing the protein MNLLVVGASYRTTPVATLEQLAVAPTDVPDTLRRLLAQPYVDAAVVLSTCNRVEVYAAVTGFHGGLADICGVLGARVGSAPGELADHLYVHYGQAAVEHAFRVAAGLDSMVVGEAQILGQLRDAYHVANEADATGRLLHELMQQALRVGKRAHAETGIDRAGQSVVSAALRVGGELLPGGLPGRPVLVLGAGAMGALAVATLARLGVESIRVVNRRDDRAVRLAGAYGATAVPYDQLPAALSQVDLVISATASAEPVLTRDAVTGVLAARPADRAGPLVLLDLAVPRDVEPAAAALPGVAVIDIDGLAGSLTDAPAAMDTAAVTRIVDTEVESFLSWMRGADVAPTVAALRGRADDVVGAELRRLAQRRPDLTDDQRAEVAHTVHRVVQRLLHSPTVRVRQLAAEPGGDQYAALLRQLFDLEVPGTSAAGDVPDLEADR; encoded by the coding sequence ATGAACCTTCTCGTCGTCGGCGCGTCCTACCGGACCACGCCGGTCGCCACCCTGGAGCAGCTGGCCGTCGCCCCCACCGACGTGCCCGACACGCTGCGTCGGCTGCTCGCCCAACCGTACGTCGACGCCGCTGTGGTGCTCTCCACCTGCAACCGGGTCGAGGTATACGCGGCGGTCACCGGATTCCACGGCGGTCTCGCCGACATCTGCGGCGTGCTGGGCGCGCGGGTCGGTAGCGCCCCCGGCGAGCTGGCCGACCACCTGTACGTGCACTACGGCCAGGCCGCCGTCGAACACGCCTTCCGGGTGGCGGCCGGGCTCGACTCGATGGTGGTCGGCGAGGCGCAGATCCTCGGCCAGTTGCGCGACGCCTACCACGTCGCCAACGAGGCCGACGCCACCGGCCGGCTGCTGCACGAGCTCATGCAGCAGGCGCTGCGGGTCGGCAAGCGGGCACACGCCGAGACCGGGATCGACCGGGCCGGCCAGAGCGTGGTCAGCGCGGCCCTGCGGGTCGGCGGCGAACTGCTGCCCGGTGGGCTGCCCGGCCGGCCGGTGCTGGTCCTCGGCGCGGGCGCGATGGGCGCCCTGGCGGTCGCCACCCTGGCCCGGCTGGGAGTCGAGTCGATCCGGGTGGTCAACCGTCGGGACGACCGGGCGGTCCGGCTGGCCGGTGCGTACGGTGCCACCGCGGTGCCGTACGACCAGTTGCCGGCCGCGCTCAGCCAGGTCGACCTGGTGATCAGCGCCACCGCCTCGGCCGAGCCGGTGCTCACCCGCGACGCCGTCACCGGGGTGCTGGCCGCCCGCCCGGCCGACCGGGCCGGCCCGCTGGTCCTGCTCGACCTCGCCGTACCCCGGGACGTGGAGCCCGCCGCCGCGGCGCTGCCCGGTGTCGCGGTGATCGACATCGACGGCCTGGCCGGTTCGCTCACCGACGCGCCCGCCGCGATGGACACGGCGGCCGTCACCCGGATCGTCGACACCGAGGTGGAGTCGTTCCTCAGCTGGATGCGCGGCGCGGACGTGGCACCCACCGTGGCCGCGCTGCGCGGCCGCGCCGACGACGTGGTCGGCGCCGAGCTGCGGCGGCTCGCGCAGCGTCGGCCGGACCTCACCGACGACCAGCGTGCCGAGGTCGCGCACACCGTGCACCGGGTGGTCCAGCGGCTGCTGCACTCGCCGACCGTACGGGTGCGTCAGCTCGCTGCCGAGCCCGGTGGTGACCAGTACGCCGCGCTGCTGCGCCAACTGTTCGACCTGGAGGTGCCGGGCACCTCCGCCGCCGGCGACGTGCCGGACCTGGAGGCCGACCGATGA
- a CDS encoding uroporphyrinogen-III synthase, whose product MTRTRKLAGHIAFVGAGPGDPGLLTRRAHDALAEADQVVYDRGVPETLLAAVRASAKTDTQLSPAEGAPGDVAKVLISAARSGQAAVRLVCGDPFGHHAVVTEVQAVARTAVPFEVVPGVSQAEGVAGYAGVPLPGIRTVADVDDTAGLDFEALAAAVGRGSLALAVDAGELAAVRDGLLAAGVDGATSVAVTGDGTGETQYTTTSTVDSFVAAALGFTGRVVLTLGAGVAERDKLSWWENRPLYGWKVLVPRTKEQAGVMSAQLRAYGAIPCEVPTIAVEPPRTPAQMERAVKGLVDGRYAWVVFTSVNAVRAVWEKFAEHGLDARHFGGVKIACIGEATADAVRAFGIQPELVPAGEQSSEGLLAEFSPHDEILDPVGRVLLPRADIATETLAAGLTERGWEVDDVTAYRTVRAAPPPAEIRDAIKSGGFDAVLFTSSSTVRNLVGIAGKPHARTVVAVIGPKTAETATEFGLRVDVQPTHASVPELVEALAGYAVELREKLVAMPAKQRRGSKVQGPTALRFR is encoded by the coding sequence ATGACCCGCACCCGTAAGCTCGCCGGCCACATCGCGTTCGTGGGCGCCGGCCCCGGCGACCCGGGCCTGCTGACCCGCCGGGCGCACGACGCCCTGGCCGAGGCGGACCAGGTCGTCTACGACCGGGGCGTCCCGGAGACGCTGCTCGCCGCGGTCCGCGCCAGCGCCAAAACGGACACCCAGCTCAGTCCGGCCGAGGGCGCGCCAGGTGACGTGGCCAAGGTGCTGATCTCCGCCGCCCGGTCCGGGCAGGCCGCGGTCCGGTTGGTCTGCGGCGACCCGTTCGGTCACCACGCGGTGGTGACCGAGGTGCAGGCTGTCGCGCGTACCGCGGTGCCGTTCGAGGTGGTCCCCGGGGTCAGCCAGGCCGAAGGGGTGGCCGGCTACGCCGGGGTCCCGCTGCCCGGCATCCGTACGGTGGCCGACGTCGACGACACCGCCGGCCTCGACTTCGAGGCCCTCGCCGCGGCGGTCGGCCGGGGCTCGCTCGCCCTCGCGGTCGACGCCGGGGAGCTCGCCGCGGTCCGCGACGGACTGCTCGCCGCCGGCGTCGACGGTGCCACCTCGGTCGCGGTGACCGGGGACGGGACCGGCGAGACCCAGTACACCACCACCTCGACGGTGGACAGCTTCGTCGCCGCCGCGCTCGGCTTCACCGGTCGGGTGGTGCTCACCCTCGGTGCCGGGGTCGCCGAGCGGGACAAGCTGAGCTGGTGGGAGAACCGGCCGCTGTACGGCTGGAAGGTGCTCGTGCCGCGGACCAAGGAGCAGGCCGGCGTGATGAGCGCCCAGCTGCGCGCCTACGGCGCCATCCCGTGCGAGGTGCCGACCATCGCGGTCGAGCCGCCGCGTACCCCGGCGCAGATGGAGCGGGCGGTCAAGGGCCTGGTCGACGGCCGGTACGCCTGGGTCGTCTTCACCTCGGTCAACGCCGTACGGGCGGTGTGGGAGAAGTTCGCCGAGCACGGGCTGGACGCCCGGCACTTCGGCGGGGTCAAGATCGCGTGCATCGGGGAGGCGACCGCGGACGCGGTCCGCGCCTTCGGGATCCAGCCCGAGCTGGTGCCGGCCGGTGAGCAGTCCTCCGAAGGGCTGCTGGCCGAGTTCTCGCCGCACGACGAGATCCTCGACCCGGTCGGCCGGGTGCTGCTGCCCCGGGCGGACATCGCCACCGAGACCCTCGCCGCCGGGCTGACCGAACGTGGCTGGGAGGTCGACGACGTCACCGCGTACCGGACGGTGCGGGCCGCGCCGCCGCCGGCCGAGATCCGCGACGCGATCAAGTCCGGCGGCTTCGACGCGGTGCTGTTCACCTCCTCGTCCACCGTGCGCAACCTGGTCGGCATCGCCGGCAAGCCGCACGCCCGGACCGTGGTCGCGGTGATCGGCCCGAAGACCGCCGAGACCGCCACCGAGTTCGGCCTGCGGGTGGACGTGCAGCCGACGCACGCGTCGGTCCCGGAGCTGGTCGAGGCGCTGGCCGGCTACGCGGTCGAGCTTCGGGAGAAGCTGGTGGCGATGCCGGCCAAGCAGCGGCGCGGCTCCAAGGTGCAGGGTCCGACGGCGCTACGGTTCCGCTGA
- the hemB gene encoding porphobilinogen synthase, translating to MTYPQSRPRRLRRTAAVRRLVEETRLSPAELVLPMFVKEGLTEPRPIPSLPGVVQHSRDSLRRAAAEAVAAGVGGVMLFGVPQCRDATGSAGVDPAGVLNVAIRDVVAEVGDATVVMSDLCLDEFTSHGHCGLLAADGTVDNDATLAAYAQLAVAQAEAGADMLGPSGMMDGQVGVVRRALDAAGHTDTALLAYAAKYASAFYGPFREAVESALVGDRRTYQQDPANLRESLREVELDVAEGADLVMVKPALPYLDVIAAVRQRVHVPVAAYQVSGEYAMVEAAAANGWIDRDRVILETLTSIRRAGAQIILTYWATEVANAL from the coding sequence ATGACGTATCCGCAGAGCCGGCCACGCCGGCTGCGCCGCACCGCCGCCGTGCGGCGGCTGGTCGAGGAGACCCGGCTGTCCCCGGCCGAGCTGGTGCTGCCGATGTTCGTCAAGGAAGGGCTCACCGAGCCGCGACCGATCCCGTCACTGCCCGGAGTGGTCCAGCACAGCCGGGACTCGTTGCGCAGGGCCGCCGCCGAGGCGGTGGCGGCCGGGGTCGGCGGGGTCATGCTGTTCGGCGTGCCGCAGTGCCGGGACGCGACCGGTTCAGCCGGTGTCGACCCGGCCGGCGTGCTGAACGTCGCGATCCGGGACGTGGTCGCCGAGGTCGGTGACGCGACCGTGGTGATGAGCGACCTCTGCCTCGACGAGTTCACCTCGCACGGGCACTGTGGTCTGCTCGCCGCCGACGGGACGGTGGACAACGACGCGACGCTCGCCGCGTACGCACAGCTGGCTGTCGCGCAGGCCGAAGCGGGTGCGGACATGCTCGGACCGTCCGGGATGATGGACGGCCAGGTCGGGGTGGTGCGCCGGGCGTTGGACGCGGCCGGGCACACCGACACCGCGCTGCTCGCGTACGCGGCGAAGTACGCCTCGGCGTTCTACGGGCCGTTCCGCGAGGCGGTGGAGTCGGCGCTGGTCGGTGACCGGCGGACCTACCAGCAGGATCCGGCGAATCTGCGGGAGTCGCTGCGCGAGGTCGAGCTGGACGTCGCCGAAGGTGCCGACCTGGTGATGGTCAAGCCGGCGCTGCCGTACCTGGACGTGATCGCGGCGGTCCGCCAGCGGGTGCACGTCCCGGTCGCCGCCTACCAGGTCTCCGGCGAGTACGCGATGGTCGAGGCGGCCGCCGCGAACGGCTGGATCGACCGGGACCGGGTGATCCTGGAAACGTTGACGTCGATCCGGCGGGCCGGCGCGCAGATCATCCTCACCTACTGGGCGACGGAGGTCGCGAACGCCCTCTGA
- a CDS encoding GNAT family N-acetyltransferase, with product MVREWDPRTASSAEISSLLDCLNRVFEADLPGDPYWRPDFLREYLTETMPGVRRICWLAEEATDDGRPGPVNGHVNVLLLGDIGVLEVLVRPDARRNGLGRELLALAVRRAYHEGFSSVGVEVIGGTCAVDFYESLGFARQFREIRSVLRLPAVDWTAIEKTAQDPVPGYQIEFHPGGPPEGLVDAYARTKAEQSVPEDGDLDLRPSSYDPDRLRDSLDCLRRRGMTPYIVLARHLASGAVAGLTEVVVPAQHPTRADQYDTIVAQAHLGHGIDRAIKARMLLELRTVEPRLAEVQTWNAEGDEDLIAINAELGYQPDRDWWDYGADIATLMHRLGVRS from the coding sequence ATGGTGCGCGAGTGGGACCCCCGAACCGCGTCGTCCGCCGAGATCTCATCTCTGCTGGACTGTCTCAACCGGGTATTCGAGGCTGACCTGCCAGGTGATCCGTACTGGCGGCCAGACTTCCTCCGGGAGTACCTGACCGAAACCATGCCCGGGGTCCGACGAATCTGCTGGCTGGCCGAGGAGGCCACCGACGACGGCCGGCCGGGGCCGGTCAACGGGCACGTCAACGTGCTGCTCCTCGGCGACATCGGAGTGCTAGAGGTCCTGGTCCGGCCCGACGCCCGGCGCAACGGCCTGGGCCGGGAACTGCTGGCGCTCGCCGTACGCCGCGCCTACCACGAGGGGTTCAGCTCGGTCGGTGTCGAGGTCATCGGGGGCACCTGCGCCGTCGACTTCTACGAGTCACTGGGGTTCGCCCGCCAGTTCCGGGAGATCCGCAGCGTGCTCCGACTGCCGGCGGTCGACTGGACCGCGATCGAGAAGACGGCACAGGACCCGGTCCCCGGGTACCAGATCGAGTTTCACCCGGGCGGGCCGCCGGAGGGCCTGGTCGATGCGTACGCCCGGACCAAGGCCGAGCAGAGCGTGCCGGAGGACGGCGACCTGGACCTGCGGCCCAGCTCCTACGACCCGGACCGGCTCCGGGACAGCCTCGACTGCCTACGTCGCCGCGGCATGACGCCGTACATCGTGCTGGCCCGGCACCTGGCCAGCGGCGCGGTGGCCGGGCTGACCGAGGTGGTGGTGCCGGCGCAGCACCCGACCCGGGCCGACCAGTACGACACCATCGTCGCCCAGGCACACCTGGGACACGGCATCGACCGGGCGATCAAGGCACGGATGCTGCTGGAGCTGCGTACCGTCGAGCCGCGGCTGGCCGAGGTGCAGACCTGGAACGCCGAGGGCGACGAGGATCTGATCGCGATCAACGCGGAACTCGGCTACCAGCCCGACCGGGACTGGTGGGACTACGGAGCCGACATCGCCACCCTGATGCACCGGCTCGGCGTGCGCAGCTGA